GGGGAGTTCGTCTGGAATCTGGCCACCCGCGACCTCGCCGTGGCGATGAACGAGACCTCGGCATCGCTGCCCCCGGACGAGGACGAATTCGTCCGCGCCGGGTTGACCGCCGCGCCGTCGCGCACCGTTGCCGCACCGCGCGTGCTGGAAAGCCCGGTCAACTTCGAATGTGTACTCACCCAACTGATTCAGCTCCGCGACACCGCAGGTGACCCTGTCGACACCTGGATGGTGCTCGGCCAGGTGATCGCGGTGCACATCGACCGGCAGTGGCTGGTCGACGGGGTCTATGACACCACGGGTCCACGTCCGATCCTGCGCGCCGGCGGCCCGGCCAACTATTCCGAGGCCGGCCCCGACGGTGTGTTCGCCATGCAGCGACCGAACTGACCGAGCATGGGACTGCTCGACGTCGGTGACGGCAACCAGATCTTCTGGGAGCGGCGCGGCAATCCGGACGGCCCCACCGTGCTGATCGTGCACGGCGGTCCCGGCAGCGGTCGATCCCGGACGGCGCACAAGACGTTCGACGACAACCACTTTCAGATCGTGTCCTTCGATCAGCGAGGTTGCGGGGACAGCCGGCCGCACGCCGCCGACCCGGCCACCGACATGAGCGTCAACACCACCTGGCACCTGATCGCCGATATGGAGAAACTGCGCGAGCACCTCGGCGTGCAACGCTGGCTGCTCTTCGGCGGTTCCTGGGCGTCCACGCTGATCCTGGCCTACGCGCAGCAGTACCCGCAGCGCGTCTGCGGCATCATCCTGATCGGGGTCACCATGACCCGGCCCGCCGAGATCGACTGGCTCTACCGCGGCCTGCGGCTACTGCTGCCCGCGCAGT
The sequence above is drawn from the Mycolicibacterium neoaurum VKM Ac-1815D genome and encodes:
- a CDS encoding flavin reductase family protein; translation: MAGPEAHFYLTAEGTGLPHDPFNAIVGPRPIGWISTVNAEGVRNLAPYSFFNGFNYRPPIIGFSSVGWKDSVANIEATGEFVWNLATRDLAVAMNETSASLPPDEDEFVRAGLTAAPSRTVAAPRVLESPVNFECVLTQLIQLRDTAGDPVDTWMVLGQVIAVHIDRQWLVDGVYDTTGPRPILRAGGPANYSEAGPDGVFAMQRPN